The Sulfolobales archaeon genome includes the window TGTTGAATGCCCCCACAAGGTCTGCGTTGAATACAATATTATGCTTGTAGCACTTGAATAGCCCCCTGGTTATTCTCTCATGATTCTCTATAGTTCCGCATATTGGGCATGTTCTTGATGTGTTTTCCTCATCTACATGCTCAACCTCTATCCCGTATTCCTCAGCAACATCTCTAAGCCTTCTCAATAGATATCCATAGCTCCATATATGGACGATCTCGAAGTTAATCTTAGAACTCTTATTAGGTTCTTGAGAAGCATATTTCGGATGACCAACATATATCTTCTTAACACCTTCACTATATAGCCATTCTATTGTGTTCCTAACAGCCCAGTCAATATAGCTCTTGATCTGTTTCCTCCACTTCTTATACATCCTCCTAAGCCTCTTAGATGTTTTAAAACCATATCTATTCAAGATGCTTTGATAGCTAGAGATCTTCTCCCTCCAGTAGAAGCTAATAGCCTTCAAAGGCCTCCCATTAACCAATAAAGCAGATCCATCATCAACATATACAGCCAATAAATTGTTAACACCTATATCTATGCCAGCCTCTTTATCTCCAAGGGGCTTTAGAGACCCTCTAAAGCTACTGCCCCTGATCACCTTTTTATCAACCTCATAGGATACGTATATATACCATTTTCTTATCATCGGCATCATAGTGTATCTCAGCCCTACCCTGCCTCCCAACAACATGTATTCTACCTGAATATCTAACCCTCATAGATCCTATGGCTCCTAAGCCCTTGATAACTATATATTCACCATCAATCCTATATTGATCATTTCTGAGGACTGTCCATAATATTCTAATCCCACCCCTCTTCCTATATCCAGGTGGGCTGACCCTTGTTATAAATGGTGGTAGCCTACCCTCCCTCTTAGCCTTCAAAGATGAGAAGAACGATCTCCAAGCCTCATCGTTCTTATTCAAAACCTGCTGTGTCGTTGCAGACCCGATTATCTTCTTATACCTCTCATAGAACTCCTTATACGTAGCCTTAAGATCTACTCTCTTGGTTTCGAAGAACATCCTCCTCCTAGCATA containing:
- a CDS encoding transposase; translated protein: MIRKWYIYVSYEVDKKVIRGSSFRGSLKPLGDKEAGIDIGVNNLLAVYVDDGSALLVNGRPLKAISFYWREKISSYQSILNRYGFKTSKRLRRMYKKWRKQIKSYIDWAVRNTIEWLYSEGVKKIYVGHPKYASQEPNKSSKINFEIVHIWSYGYLLRRLRDVAEEYGIEVEHVDEENTSRTCPICGTIENHERITRGLFKCYKHNIVFNADLVGAFNILAKSKAITPSPALCGVGVTRLRPGERLNQARAWDVAQTSPL